The window CAGCAGATAAATGTATTTTTTTTTGACGTGCTCAGGTGCTACGGCTCCAATTGCCCCAGTTACCGCAATGGAAAGATGAGACAGGTGCAACGTATTCTACCGGAACAGAAAAACTGTATAGGGTTGCTAACAAAACATGATACCTGTTGTCAAGAAAAACCGAAGTATTTCTTTTTTATGCTTGCATTTTCTTCCCTGTTGACGAAGCGGAGGAATCTTGTTTATATAGGCAGTTTTGCGGAAAGATGGCAAAAAGTCGCGCCTCTTTGAAAAAGCGAAGTTTTTTCAGGATGAAAAGACAAGGACACAGCGTGCTGTACAAGATATATCGGATAACTGGAGCGGTTGTTTATCCACTGCTCGTTATGGTGTCACCGTTGCTTGCGCGTTTTGTGCCGAATTGGCAGTTGAGTCAACGACTGGGGCGTTATCCTGATCTTGAGGGATTTGGAGAAAAATCAAGGCGGGGACAGCGAATCTGGATACATGCAGCCTCTGTTGGAGAGGTTCAGGCTGCACGGGCTCTTATCGCGGTTTTGCTTGGTGCCTTACCTGAAGTTGAAATCTTTCTCACCACCATGACAAGGCAGGGAAGGGCGGTTGCCCGGTCTCTGCTACCCTCCCGGATTCCTTGCGAATTGGCCCCCTTGGATTTGCCCCAGACAGTGGGTAAAGCCCTTCAACGTGTGCAACCTGATCTCTATATCTGTTTGGAAACAGAACTCTGGCCAGTCATGCTGACACGTCTGCGCAAGGCTGGTGTGCCGATGCTGCTTCTTAACGGTCGGATTTCCGAGCGCTCCTTTTATCGGTATCAGCGGATCAAGGGGACGTTAGCTCCTCTCCTGAATGGATTTTCCGCACTTGCCGCGATTAAGAAACAGGATAAAGAACGTTTTCAGGGGCTTGGCGTTTCTGCGGAGCGGGTTCAGGTCTGTGGTAACCTGAAGTATGGGCTTATACAGCCTGACTCGGCAGAGCAAGTGAGAAAAGCGTATTGCCAAGTCCTTGGCATTCAGCCTGATGAGGTTGTGTTTCTCTGCGGATCAACCAGGTCAGGTGAAGAGGAACTCCTCTTACCCGTGTATGCACGATTGCGGGAAAAGTTTTCCGGGAAGCTGCTGTGGATTATCGCACCCCGCCATTTAGGGCGCCTGGGAGAGGTAAAGGCCTTGCTGGAACAGGCCGGGTTCGGCTATGAGCTTTTTTCGCACTTTGTTCAGGGGGATAACAAAGACAAAGAGCGCCAGGAAAATATTATTCTGTTGGATAGTATGGGAGAGCTTACCCGCCTTTATGCGGTGGGGGATTATGTTTTTTGCGGAGGCAGCCTGGTCAATAAGGGTGGGCATAATATTATGGAGCCTATTGCCCAAGGAAAGCCGGTCTTTTTCGGCCCCTATATGCAGGATTTTCAGGATGCGGTGGATTTGGTTCTTGCAGCGAAAGCTGGTGTCCAAGTTGCCTCGCCTGATGAGTTGTCAGAATATTTGCTGGATTGTCCTGTGGACGGACATGTTTATGAGCAGGCTTGTCTCGCGGCGGAGCAGCTGGCGCAGACCCAACAGGGCGCGGTGACCCGGCAGGCGGAGATGGTTTTAGGAGTGCTAAATCGTTCTATTTAAAACAGATTAAGAATAGGTAGTGCTTAGTAAAGTCTAAAATTTAGGGTTAAACGTGTCGCCCCCGATTAGTCTTCGGGGCTTACCTTGAGACAACAACCCTAAAACTTAGCTATGACTGAGCAGTAGGTTATGGTTGAATTAAGCAAGTATTTTTGGGATAGGTCAGGGGAAAATGTTCCTAGGGATGTGGTTCCAGAATTCACCGAGTGGATGTTTTATAAAACTCATCGGGTGACAACTGGAAAGATGGCTGTTTCTGAGATGAACGAAGCACCTGATGGTATTACTGTTCAAATAGAAAACGGGATTTATGAGTTTTATATCAGGGGGGTGGCTTATGAAAATGACAAGAGAATTTCGAGGGTTAGATTTGTAAAAAAAGGAAGTAGCCCTGTGTTAGGGGAAAAGATAGGGGAAACATACTCCGATTTAGCACAGAATAGTTTTTACGAACCAGATTTATTGCTCAATTTTTTTAATGAAGACGATGAGAAGTATCAAGACTGGATTGAAGATATAATGTTTTCATATGAGGGCGTCTTCTATGTTACTACTCATGAAGAAAAAAAGGATATTAAGTTTTATAGGTTTGAGGCAGGTTTTGGAGATGGTGAGTTTGATGTCTACAAACTGAAAGAAGATGAGCATACTGTGGGGTTTGAAATCGAATTTATAAAAGATGATGAACCCTATATTTTTTGGGAAGACGTTGTGCAAGAAGAGTGAGAGGGAAAAGAAAGACTCAAGGCGTTTAGTGTGATTAGAGCAACATTTAGGGCCTCCTCTAGTGAAAGTGAAGATTGATTACGATAGTGCGGCCAGAGGGCTTTGGGTTGAAGTTGATGACGACGACTTTGAACAAATGGCCTCATCGTTACTCGAATCTCCTGAAGGGAAAGAATTTTCTGGAAGTGAGGTGACATACATTCAATACGCGAAATTTGAAAATAATAATAAAAGCGGAAAATTTTCTAAAACTTCGCTCTTGGTATTTTGTTTTTCCGTGGGATGTATATTTTTTCAATTAGTGTTGCTTGTGTTAGGATTGATAAAACTGTATGAAATTATTTTGAAATTTCTTGTGGTCTGACGGTGTGCTCCTGTCGAGGTATTTATTTTTCATTAGATCAAGCGGATGTTCAACTGCTTCTCGATGCGCCTAATGACCGTGAGGTTCTAAGGATTATACAGGAGGACATCGAAGCAAGATGGGATGAAGAGAACCTGTTGCTATTAGATAAGAGTTGGGATGCCATTCACAGATGTCTTACTGATGGAACGTTGACCTGCAAACAGAAAAATATCAAAGAAAAAGTGATAATCGGGGGCAGGCAGCTCTACAAAGGTAGTGCATATATCATCTCTTTGAAGACATCCAGCGAAGTACAAGAGATCGTCGAGTCTCTCCAGAAAATTAATAAGCAATGGTTTTCTGAAAAATTTTATGGGCTGAGAAAAAAAAGATCGTGGTTCACATGGGCCACATGCTCTGATTACGAAGGGCCTCTTGATAAAAATGATTTTGAAGCATCCTGGGAATACTTTAAAGAACTCAGGTGCTTTTTTGAAAAAGCATCTCAAAAAAAGCTATCAATAATATTTCTAGTCGATCAATAGGAAAGACGCATATGACTTTCCAGGCTTATATAAATCTGGAACCGTGCTTTTCATCCAAAGAACAATGCATACGGAAATTACCAAACAAAGAACAGGCGCTTTCTGCATAATCCTCATCGCTACCTTTTTTCTGCACATTCCCCAAGCTTTGGCCACGGAATTTTACCTATCCGTTGCTGGCGGTAATGGGAAAGAGCATTGCGAGTCCCTGGAGATACGTGAGGGGAAGGCTATATGTGCCCAGGGAAAAATGGTTATTGGCTATGACCTTGGCTTGATACGGGACGTAGAGATTATCGAGGATGGGAAAATCCAGCATATAGGCAAGCTCACGCCAAACTCGATTGCG is drawn from Candidatus Electrothrix aestuarii and contains these coding sequences:
- a CDS encoding glycosyltransferase N-terminal domain-containing protein gives rise to the protein MKRQGHSVLYKIYRITGAVVYPLLVMVSPLLARFVPNWQLSQRLGRYPDLEGFGEKSRRGQRIWIHAASVGEVQAARALIAVLLGALPEVEIFLTTMTRQGRAVARSLLPSRIPCELAPLDLPQTVGKALQRVQPDLYICLETELWPVMLTRLRKAGVPMLLLNGRISERSFYRYQRIKGTLAPLLNGFSALAAIKKQDKERFQGLGVSAERVQVCGNLKYGLIQPDSAEQVRKAYCQVLGIQPDEVVFLCGSTRSGEEELLLPVYARLREKFSGKLLWIIAPRHLGRLGEVKALLEQAGFGYELFSHFVQGDNKDKERQENIILLDSMGELTRLYAVGDYVFCGGSLVNKGGHNIMEPIAQGKPVFFGPYMQDFQDAVDLVLAAKAGVQVASPDELSEYLLDCPVDGHVYEQACLAAEQLAQTQQGAVTRQAEMVLGVLNRSI
- a CDS encoding DUF1877 family protein, with the translated sequence MCSCRGIYFSLDQADVQLLLDAPNDREVLRIIQEDIEARWDEENLLLLDKSWDAIHRCLTDGTLTCKQKNIKEKVIIGGRQLYKGSAYIISLKTSSEVQEIVESLQKINKQWFSEKFYGLRKKRSWFTWATCSDYEGPLDKNDFEASWEYFKELRCFFEKASQKKLSIIFLVDQ